One Fuerstiella marisgermanici DNA window includes the following coding sequences:
- a CDS encoding PQQ-binding-like beta-propeller repeat protein, with protein MRNFFLHAAIVVFVIGSPADADNWTHWRGDDGNGVSRTANPPTEWSDTKNVKWKVRIPGQGSGTPVIWEDKVYVVSAVATDLPDEQPDDGGAGRAETRQAEGRPGGQQRSRQGGRSRSRGGRGSAPLVTQQFTLFCFDRGTGKELWKQVAVESKPHQATHSTNNFASASPCTDGQHLYAHFGSRGLFCYSMDGELKWKREDLGKMETRLGFGEGSSPTIAGDKIIVPWDHEGQSALFALDKNYGKTLWKTERDEPTCWATPLVVEHNGTQQIVMNGQNMARAYDLETGDELWRCGGQTDRPVASAVAADGLIFVGSGHRGSFLAAFRPDGRGNVEGTDSVVWSISRDTPDVASPLLSNGRLYFHKGRSGMLSCVDAATGKTHFGATRVPGLDSIYASPVAAGGHVYLTDRRGTTVVIKDSPTFEIVATNSVGETVDATPAPVDDELFIRGEQHLFCISGS; from the coding sequence GTGCGAAACTTCTTTTTACATGCAGCGATTGTTGTTTTCGTTATCGGCTCGCCAGCTGATGCCGATAACTGGACTCATTGGCGCGGCGACGATGGGAACGGTGTTTCCCGTACGGCCAACCCGCCCACCGAATGGAGCGATACGAAAAATGTGAAATGGAAAGTTCGTATCCCCGGCCAGGGGTCCGGGACGCCAGTAATCTGGGAAGACAAAGTCTACGTCGTATCCGCGGTCGCGACTGATTTGCCTGACGAGCAGCCCGACGATGGCGGCGCGGGACGAGCTGAAACTCGCCAAGCCGAAGGGCGGCCGGGTGGCCAGCAGCGAAGTCGTCAGGGAGGCCGATCGCGTTCGCGCGGCGGCCGAGGTTCTGCACCCTTGGTGACTCAGCAGTTCACGTTGTTCTGCTTCGATCGCGGCACTGGCAAAGAACTTTGGAAGCAGGTCGCCGTCGAATCGAAGCCGCATCAGGCCACGCATTCGACCAACAACTTCGCATCGGCCTCGCCCTGCACCGATGGCCAACATCTGTACGCTCACTTCGGTTCCCGAGGGCTGTTCTGTTACTCGATGGACGGCGAACTAAAATGGAAGCGCGAAGATCTCGGCAAGATGGAAACGCGTTTGGGTTTCGGCGAAGGTAGCTCACCCACAATCGCGGGCGATAAAATCATCGTGCCGTGGGATCACGAAGGGCAGTCCGCCCTGTTCGCGCTGGATAAAAATTACGGCAAGACGTTGTGGAAGACAGAACGAGACGAACCCACGTGCTGGGCGACACCACTGGTTGTCGAACATAACGGCACACAGCAGATCGTGATGAACGGTCAAAACATGGCTCGAGCTTACGACCTGGAAACCGGCGACGAGTTATGGAGGTGCGGCGGCCAGACGGACCGTCCTGTGGCTTCTGCCGTCGCCGCTGACGGACTTATCTTTGTCGGCAGCGGGCATCGGGGTTCGTTTCTGGCGGCGTTTCGGCCTGATGGTCGGGGGAATGTCGAAGGCACCGACAGCGTTGTCTGGTCGATCAGTCGCGACACGCCGGACGTTGCGTCGCCGCTGCTGTCTAACGGTCGGCTGTACTTTCACAAAGGACGAAGCGGCATGCTTAGCTGTGTTGATGCCGCGACCGGCAAGACGCATTTCGGTGCGACTCGCGTTCCCGGACTGGACAGCATTTATGCGTCGCCGGTGGCTGCAGGCGGGCACGTCTATCTGACAGATCGTCGCGGAACGACCGTTGTCATCAAAGATTCACCGACGTTCGAAATTGTCGCCACAAACAGTGTGGGAGAAACTGTCGACGCGACTCCTGCACCGGTTGATGACGAATTGTTCATCCGTGGCGAGCAGCATCTGTTCTGCATTTCAGGCTCGTAA
- a CDS encoding DUF1549 and DUF1553 domain-containing protein, with amino-acid sequence MSRHNSPSRFCRLCVLAVLATLVSGNNALADDATEAYSEPPITEDDRQHWSFRPLNSGGVPAVADSSLCRNDVDRFVLHKLTEHKLQPQPQASRRTLIRRLSFDLTGLPPTPEEIEAFLQDTAADAVEQLIDRLLASPRYGERWAQHWLDLARFAETDGFEHDKVRPEAWKYRDWVIKAFNDDMPYDEFLKQQIAGDELYPHNPSTVTATRFCLSGPDMPDINLTEERRHTVLNELTSTVGEVVLGLQIGCAQCHNHKYDAISQADFYRFRAIFEPALKLTKNKSLSVLNETVPWQETSHVMRRGDFRSPGTKIQPGVLRVVGWPGHVFEPQKSDTTNGRRTALAEWLISRDNPLTARVIANRIWQHHFGTGLVSTPSDFGIMGQEPSHPKLLDWLAVSLIDDGWSLKKLHRKIVTSAIYRQRSRLPDDASESQQHAWSMALEADPHAELLSRFPRFRLEGEAIRDAMLASSGKINFKTGGPGVRPPLPAELVSTLLKNQWTVTEDKSEHSRRSIYVFARRNLKYPMFEVFDRPSANASCPERNVSTTAPQSLHLLNSQFTLNTAKHLARMINGATSDRNMQIVAAFERTLGRPPTDQETQHVNRFWTAQQATGADSLTHLCLSLFNSNEFIVVD; translated from the coding sequence ATGAGCAGACATAACTCGCCAAGCCGTTTTTGTAGGTTATGTGTTCTTGCCGTGCTTGCCACACTTGTATCCGGTAACAACGCACTCGCTGACGACGCAACAGAAGCCTATTCCGAACCACCAATCACGGAGGACGATCGCCAGCACTGGTCTTTTCGGCCCTTGAATTCCGGCGGTGTGCCCGCTGTCGCAGATTCGTCGTTGTGCCGAAACGACGTGGACCGGTTCGTGCTGCACAAACTGACCGAACACAAACTACAGCCGCAACCCCAGGCGTCGCGACGCACGCTGATCCGGCGACTCAGTTTCGACCTGACCGGGCTGCCGCCGACTCCGGAAGAGATCGAAGCGTTTCTACAGGACACCGCTGCAGACGCGGTCGAACAACTCATCGATCGCCTACTTGCGTCTCCTCGGTACGGCGAACGGTGGGCGCAGCACTGGCTGGATTTGGCACGGTTTGCAGAAACCGATGGCTTCGAACACGACAAGGTGAGACCTGAAGCGTGGAAGTATCGCGACTGGGTAATCAAAGCGTTCAACGACGACATGCCGTACGACGAATTCCTGAAGCAGCAAATTGCAGGCGACGAACTCTACCCACATAACCCATCGACCGTGACAGCCACGCGTTTCTGCCTGTCGGGTCCGGACATGCCGGACATCAACCTGACCGAGGAACGACGGCACACGGTGCTGAACGAACTGACATCCACCGTTGGCGAGGTCGTTCTTGGACTGCAAATCGGGTGCGCTCAATGCCACAATCACAAGTACGACGCGATCAGTCAGGCGGACTTCTACCGATTTCGAGCGATCTTTGAACCGGCGCTGAAGCTTACGAAAAACAAATCACTTTCCGTGCTGAATGAAACCGTTCCGTGGCAGGAGACGAGCCACGTGATGCGGCGCGGCGACTTTCGATCGCCGGGAACGAAAATTCAACCGGGTGTCCTACGTGTCGTAGGCTGGCCCGGGCACGTCTTTGAACCTCAGAAATCCGATACGACTAACGGTCGCCGAACGGCATTGGCCGAATGGCTGATTTCACGCGACAACCCACTCACCGCACGAGTAATCGCGAACCGGATCTGGCAACACCACTTTGGCACCGGCCTTGTCAGCACGCCCAGCGATTTCGGCATCATGGGACAGGAACCCAGCCACCCAAAACTCCTGGACTGGCTGGCAGTTTCGCTGATTGATGACGGGTGGAGTCTCAAGAAGCTGCATCGAAAAATCGTAACCTCCGCAATATATCGACAGCGCAGCCGCCTGCCCGATGATGCTTCTGAATCGCAGCAGCACGCATGGTCGATGGCTCTTGAAGCCGATCCGCATGCGGAGTTACTGTCGCGTTTTCCTCGTTTCCGATTGGAAGGCGAAGCCATTCGCGATGCGATGCTGGCCTCAAGTGGAAAGATTAACTTCAAGACCGGCGGTCCCGGCGTTCGGCCACCACTGCCAGCCGAACTAGTGTCGACCTTGTTGAAGAATCAATGGACGGTGACTGAAGACAAATCCGAACACAGCCGTCGCAGCATCTATGTGTTCGCCCGTCGGAATCTGAAGTATCCGATGTTCGAGGTCTTCGATCGTCCCAGCGCGAACGCCAGCTGCCCGGAAAGAAACGTCTCCACCACAGCTCCGCAATCTCTGCACTTGCTGAATTCGCAGTTCACACTGAACACGGCAAAGCACCTCGCCCGAATGATCAACGGTGCGACTTCTGATCGGAACATGCAGATCGTGGCCGCGTTCGAACGCACGCTGGGTCGACCGCCGACGGATCAGGAAACGCAGCATGTCAACCGCTTCTGGACGGCGCAACAAGCAACAGGTGCGGACTCATTGACGCACCTGTGCCTGTCGCTGTTCAACAGCAACGAATTTATCGTCGTGGACTGA
- a CDS encoding DUF1501 domain-containing protein codes for MSDVRSNKRPDSLREVSNFEVPSRRKFLAQAGGGAGMLAYAALAQADQSPFAVRTNIAARAKRVIWLFMHGGPSHVDLFDPKPALTKYGGQRLPESFGNVMTRRKVANNPLLPPVRRFRPRGSSGLEISDFLPHIAKHADDICVVRSLHGDSVNHPQSVYQMNTGSILMGNPSVGSWVAYGLGSANQNMPSFVVLPDPGGGLKGGPPAWGSGYLSASYQGVTMRPGTSPILDLKPQPEVSLQQQQIDLSLIRTLNRWHLDQRDHDDQLTARVKAYEMAFRMQAEAPQLVDISKESIQTQRMYGIDQKQTREFGQRCLLARRMIERDVRFVQLYSGDTNGWDAHADVDKNHTEYCARTDKPVAGLLQDLKQRGLLDDTLVIWGGEFGRMPMSEQGRGRDHNPWGFCAWLAGAGIAGGRAYGATDEIGLRAVEDKVSVNDFHASLLHLLGIDHYDLTFYHNGLDKRLTGPDEAHVVHGLIG; via the coding sequence ATGAGCGACGTGAGATCGAATAAGCGTCCAGACAGCCTTCGCGAAGTGTCGAACTTCGAAGTGCCATCTCGCCGAAAGTTCCTTGCGCAGGCTGGCGGCGGGGCCGGAATGTTGGCCTATGCAGCACTCGCCCAAGCCGATCAGTCACCGTTTGCCGTTCGAACCAATATTGCAGCTCGTGCAAAGCGAGTCATCTGGCTGTTTATGCACGGCGGCCCCAGTCATGTAGACCTGTTCGATCCGAAGCCAGCGCTGACGAAGTACGGTGGACAGCGGTTGCCAGAAAGTTTTGGCAACGTGATGACGCGTCGCAAAGTTGCAAACAATCCGCTGCTGCCGCCCGTCCGGCGATTTCGACCTCGAGGAAGTTCGGGACTTGAGATTAGCGACTTTCTTCCACACATCGCCAAACATGCAGACGACATCTGTGTCGTCCGTTCGCTGCATGGCGACAGCGTTAACCATCCGCAGTCTGTGTATCAAATGAACACCGGCAGCATTCTGATGGGCAACCCCAGCGTCGGCAGTTGGGTTGCTTATGGACTGGGTTCCGCCAATCAGAACATGCCATCCTTCGTTGTGTTGCCTGATCCCGGCGGCGGTTTGAAGGGTGGCCCTCCGGCGTGGGGCAGTGGCTATTTGTCGGCGTCGTATCAGGGAGTCACCATGCGACCGGGCACCTCGCCCATTCTGGATTTGAAACCGCAGCCCGAAGTGAGTTTGCAGCAACAGCAGATCGACCTGTCACTGATTCGAACATTAAACCGATGGCACCTGGATCAACGTGATCACGACGACCAGCTCACGGCGCGAGTGAAGGCGTACGAAATGGCGTTCCGCATGCAGGCCGAAGCGCCACAGCTGGTAGACATCAGCAAAGAATCAATTCAAACGCAGCGGATGTACGGCATCGACCAGAAACAGACACGCGAATTCGGGCAACGCTGTCTACTGGCTCGGCGAATGATTGAACGCGACGTCCGCTTTGTGCAACTGTATTCTGGCGACACCAACGGCTGGGATGCTCACGCCGATGTCGATAAGAACCACACAGAATATTGTGCTCGTACAGACAAGCCGGTAGCGGGCCTGCTGCAGGATTTAAAACAACGCGGACTGCTGGACGACACGCTGGTGATTTGGGGCGGGGAATTCGGCCGGATGCCGATGAGCGAACAGGGACGAGGCCGCGATCACAATCCCTGGGGCTTTTGTGCATGGCTGGCTGGAGCCGGAATTGCCGGCGGTCGAGCGTACGGCGCGACAGACGAAATTGGCCTGCGTGCTGTTGAAGACAAGGTCTCCGTAAATGACTTCCATGCATCGCTGCTGCATCTGCTGGGCATCGATCATTACGATCTGACGTTCTACCACAACGGCCTTGATAAGCGATTGACCGGACCGGACGAAGCACATGTCGTGCACGGATTGATTGGTTGA
- a CDS encoding DUF1552 domain-containing protein: protein MNTTRRTFLRGLGGTALSLLWLESLNAGTSGKTIPQRLAFYYVPIGVVRRGFFPGEGEAAIPKFTSSQEEIKTKAKIPLGLQPLNLTPTMQPLDAVKDKVTLITGMDRTFQQGTDVHAQCASCYLSSAPPFSVKESAWPLSRTLDHLVADHVGKATPFPTLEFSCNSHRDNKESIYFDNISWYGTGHVAPSIRDPRKMYRRLFSTQDIDRYRNITDLVLEDARSMTHTLGRSDREKFAEYFDSVRTIEQQMDKLEKMKSELATVRFEEPTEAHLPRGEYIRLMGDLMVVALQTGMTNVATFMVGPERWDTPFLYESLFDKPRSHHQMSHNQKKFLDELLQVDLFHMQQFAYLVQKMDQIEEADGTSLLDNTLFTYGSGLGDGATHQYTDLPTIIAGSGGGKIKTGKHLNVADGTPLANLWLTQAQVMGLNMKRFADSTDVVDSLLV from the coding sequence ATGAATACCACACGACGAACTTTTCTTCGCGGCCTGGGTGGCACGGCATTGTCGTTGCTGTGGCTGGAGAGTCTAAACGCAGGCACCTCGGGGAAGACGATTCCTCAGCGTTTGGCGTTCTACTACGTGCCAATCGGTGTTGTGCGGCGAGGCTTCTTTCCGGGTGAAGGGGAAGCGGCCATTCCGAAGTTCACCAGCAGTCAGGAAGAAATCAAAACGAAGGCGAAGATTCCATTGGGGCTTCAGCCGTTAAACCTGACGCCGACCATGCAACCGCTGGATGCCGTCAAAGACAAAGTCACGCTGATCACGGGCATGGACCGCACGTTTCAGCAGGGAACTGACGTGCACGCTCAATGTGCGTCGTGTTATCTCAGCAGCGCCCCGCCATTCAGCGTGAAGGAATCAGCCTGGCCATTGAGTCGCACGCTGGACCACCTGGTTGCTGATCACGTCGGCAAAGCCACTCCGTTTCCCACGCTGGAGTTCAGCTGCAACAGTCATCGCGACAACAAAGAATCGATCTACTTCGATAACATCTCGTGGTACGGCACCGGGCATGTGGCTCCGTCCATTCGCGATCCGCGCAAAATGTATCGACGACTGTTCAGCACTCAGGACATCGACCGTTATCGCAACATCACCGACCTCGTGCTTGAGGACGCTCGTTCAATGACCCACACGTTGGGCCGCAGCGATCGTGAGAAGTTCGCCGAATACTTCGATTCCGTGCGCACAATCGAACAGCAGATGGACAAGCTGGAAAAAATGAAGAGTGAACTGGCGACCGTTCGCTTCGAAGAACCGACGGAAGCTCACCTGCCGCGGGGCGAATACATCCGGCTGATGGGCGATCTGATGGTGGTGGCATTGCAAACCGGCATGACCAATGTGGCCACGTTCATGGTCGGCCCGGAACGCTGGGACACGCCGTTTTTGTACGAAAGCCTGTTCGACAAGCCACGCAGCCATCATCAAATGTCACACAACCAAAAGAAGTTCCTTGATGAACTGCTGCAGGTGGATCTTTTCCACATGCAACAGTTTGCGTATCTGGTGCAGAAGATGGATCAGATCGAAGAAGCCGACGGTACATCATTGCTGGACAACACGTTGTTCACGTACGGCTCCGGCCTCGGCGATGGAGCCACTCATCAATACACCGACCTGCCCACAATCATCGCCGGTTCGGGTGGTGGCAAAATCAAAACGGGGAAACATCTGAATGTCGCCGACGGAACGCCCCTCGCGAATCTCTGGCTAACTCAGGCACAAGTGATGGGCCTGAACATGAAACGCTTTGCGGATAGTACGGACGTCGTTGATTCACTGCTGGTATAG
- a CDS encoding DUF1592 domain-containing protein: MNGTPTCRLRTSPAALKLAALLLVTATVGMPSVKAADVDSFSTIVKPAFKQHCGKCHGAKDVIEAELNLLQLRAAENLTDNAELLSQLIEALDTNAMPPEDEPPLPPKLRQKLLAEFRLLLDTALTKDRAAKDTPIRRMNRFQYNNAVQDLFQLKRVVFALPERMVRDHSKYFQPASRKMPDRVKVGSRPLGKSQLIEARLAGVAPFPQDLRAEHGFDNRGDHLSLSPLLYESFLNLSRTIVESPDFNAKTCGIWKTFFAHPAPDKPVEVEVRHRLSGFLTHAFRRPVQDELLDRYTNHVLKLMEQGTSFTDSMKAVASAAIASPKFLYLYNEAEQATQQSDSFELASRLSFFLWGSIPDQTLLNLAADGTLSQPAVLSAQVDRMLDDPQLKRFCDSFPAQWLQLDRIISSVPDRERFPDFYFSKYRNSMHMMLEPLLLFETVLIEDRPILDLIDADFSYRSNRLELIYYQNSSAPKKNEVVAIPFVRRPVTDRRYGGVITNAAVMTMTSGPERTKPITRGAWLAAVIFNDPPEPPPADVPPLAEEPPPDEQNLTLRERLAAHRERADCAGCHEKIDPLGFALENFGPTGKWRDAYSNGRDVDMNGTLFRRNSFSNVVEFKDAILAEKDRFAKAFASHLLSFALARELTVADSPAIGQIAAESAFRDYRMRAMIKAVVMSDPFRGI, translated from the coding sequence TTGAACGGCACACCAACCTGTCGGCTACGCACGTCACCCGCAGCGCTAAAGCTGGCAGCCTTACTGCTGGTGACCGCGACTGTAGGGATGCCGTCCGTTAAGGCCGCTGATGTCGATTCGTTTTCGACGATCGTCAAGCCGGCATTCAAGCAACACTGCGGCAAATGTCACGGGGCGAAGGACGTCATCGAGGCCGAGCTAAACCTGTTGCAGTTGCGTGCGGCGGAAAATCTGACGGACAATGCGGAGCTGCTTAGTCAGCTGATCGAGGCACTCGATACCAACGCGATGCCGCCGGAAGATGAACCGCCGCTGCCGCCCAAATTGCGACAGAAGCTACTGGCTGAATTTCGATTGCTGCTGGATACGGCGCTGACTAAAGACAGAGCCGCAAAAGATACTCCGATTCGTCGGATGAACCGATTTCAGTACAACAACGCGGTGCAGGATCTGTTTCAGCTTAAGCGAGTCGTCTTCGCGCTGCCGGAACGGATGGTTCGTGATCATAGTAAATACTTTCAACCGGCCAGCCGCAAGATGCCCGATCGGGTGAAGGTTGGAAGTCGACCGTTGGGCAAGTCGCAATTGATTGAAGCTCGACTAGCCGGAGTCGCTCCGTTCCCTCAGGATTTGCGGGCAGAACATGGCTTCGACAATCGAGGCGATCACCTTTCACTTTCGCCGCTGTTGTACGAATCGTTTTTGAATCTGAGCCGCACGATTGTGGAGAGCCCGGACTTCAACGCGAAAACCTGCGGCATCTGGAAAACTTTCTTCGCTCACCCCGCACCGGATAAACCTGTTGAAGTCGAAGTGCGGCACCGGTTGTCCGGTTTTCTGACTCATGCATTTCGCCGCCCAGTGCAGGATGAGTTGCTGGATCGCTACACAAATCACGTGCTCAAGTTAATGGAGCAGGGCACCTCATTCACCGACAGCATGAAAGCAGTCGCGTCGGCAGCGATCGCCTCGCCGAAATTCCTCTACCTTTACAATGAGGCTGAACAAGCAACGCAGCAATCCGACAGCTTCGAACTGGCTTCGCGGCTGTCGTTCTTCCTTTGGGGCAGTATTCCCGATCAGACGTTGCTGAACCTTGCGGCAGACGGAACACTCAGCCAGCCGGCCGTGCTCTCCGCACAAGTCGATCGCATGCTCGACGATCCGCAACTGAAGCGATTCTGCGACAGCTTTCCCGCTCAATGGCTGCAGCTTGATCGCATTATTTCGTCCGTCCCGGATCGTGAACGGTTTCCAGACTTCTACTTTTCCAAGTACCGCAACAGCATGCACATGATGCTGGAACCTCTGCTTCTGTTTGAAACGGTGCTGATCGAAGACCGACCGATCCTGGACCTGATCGATGCAGACTTCAGCTATCGATCCAACCGGCTGGAACTTATCTACTACCAGAATTCTTCAGCACCGAAGAAGAATGAAGTTGTCGCGATTCCCTTCGTTCGAAGGCCTGTCACCGATCGTCGTTACGGCGGTGTCATCACGAATGCAGCCGTGATGACAATGACGTCGGGCCCGGAACGCACAAAGCCGATTACGCGCGGAGCATGGTTGGCGGCCGTCATCTTTAACGATCCGCCGGAACCACCTCCGGCCGACGTACCGCCGCTGGCCGAAGAACCTCCACCGGATGAACAGAATCTGACTCTGCGCGAACGCCTCGCCGCTCATCGCGAACGAGCCGACTGTGCAGGGTGCCATGAGAAAATCGACCCGCTGGGGTTTGCCCTGGAAAACTTTGGCCCGACCGGAAAGTGGCGTGATGCTTATTCGAATGGTCGCGATGTTGACATGAACGGGACGCTGTTCCGGCGAAATTCGTTTAGCAATGTTGTGGAATTCAAGGACGCAATTCTGGCTGAAAAAGACCGCTTTGCGAAAGCGTTCGCGTCGCACCTGCTGTCTTTTGCATTGGCTCGTGAGCTGACAGTCGCCGATTCGCCGGCGATCGGGCAAATTGCCGCAGAATCGGCTTTCCGTGACTACCGCATGCGAGCGATGATAAAGGCGGTTGTAATGAGCGACCCGTTTCGAGGAATCTGA
- a CDS encoding NADH:flavin oxidoreductase — protein sequence MAFPRISSYKNVDQFRERLSELSLDLPVDDEVQSGDDAVLAQPLVSKAGLIGNRFCILPMEGWDGTADGKPTDLTRRRWQNFGLSGAKLIWGGEAVAVRHDGRANPNQLLINDTNLKDIESLRTLLVATHAEHFSKTDDLCVGLQLTHSGRYAKPNDKHTAEPRIAYRHSVLDQRLGIDSDDKLLTDDDLKQLIDDFVAACVLAQKASFAWVDVKHCHGYLGHELLSGFDRDGEFGGSLENRTRFLRNIVAGIRSEAPGLEIGVRVSVFDFVPFEPGDNEERTGIPSATAPYQHAFGGDGSGLGIDLSEPSKFVDLLEELDIDLLCTTCGSPYYNPHIQRPAIFPPSDGYQPPEDPLVGVHRQIAATAELKAKHPSMIVAGTGYSYLQEWLPNVGQAVVKNSMADSVGLGRMVLSYPELPADVLAGKVMARKKICRTFSDCTTAPRNGIVSGCYPLDPFYKAMPEREQLLAIKADM from the coding sequence ATGGCTTTTCCCCGAATATCGTCTTACAAAAATGTTGACCAGTTTCGCGAACGCCTCAGCGAACTCAGCCTGGACCTGCCGGTGGACGACGAGGTGCAGTCCGGAGACGATGCCGTGCTGGCTCAGCCGCTGGTGAGCAAAGCGGGGCTGATTGGCAACCGATTTTGCATTCTTCCCATGGAAGGCTGGGACGGCACGGCTGACGGCAAGCCCACGGACCTCACTCGTCGTCGCTGGCAGAACTTCGGTCTAAGCGGCGCGAAACTGATCTGGGGTGGCGAAGCCGTGGCCGTCCGGCATGATGGGCGAGCTAACCCGAATCAATTGCTCATTAACGATACCAACCTGAAGGACATCGAAAGTCTTCGGACACTTCTGGTCGCGACGCATGCGGAGCACTTTTCCAAGACCGACGATCTGTGCGTTGGTTTGCAACTCACTCATTCCGGTCGTTACGCCAAGCCCAACGACAAACACACGGCAGAACCACGCATTGCGTACCGACATTCGGTGCTCGATCAGCGACTCGGCATCGACAGCGATGACAAGTTGTTAACCGACGACGACCTCAAGCAGCTGATCGATGACTTCGTGGCCGCCTGCGTTCTGGCTCAGAAGGCCAGCTTTGCATGGGTCGACGTGAAACACTGTCACGGGTATCTCGGCCATGAACTGCTTTCTGGTTTCGACCGCGATGGTGAGTTCGGTGGCAGCCTGGAGAATCGCACACGGTTCCTACGCAACATCGTGGCGGGTATTCGCAGCGAAGCGCCTGGCCTGGAAATCGGCGTGCGAGTCAGCGTGTTCGACTTTGTGCCGTTCGAACCGGGCGACAACGAAGAACGTACGGGTATACCATCGGCGACTGCACCTTATCAACATGCCTTCGGCGGCGATGGCAGTGGCCTGGGAATCGATCTGAGCGAGCCTTCAAAATTCGTCGACCTGCTGGAAGAGCTGGACATCGATCTGTTGTGCACGACCTGCGGCAGTCCTTACTACAACCCTCATATACAACGCCCGGCTATCTTTCCGCCGTCGGACGGGTATCAACCGCCGGAAGATCCGCTGGTGGGAGTCCACCGTCAGATCGCCGCAACCGCGGAACTGAAAGCGAAGCACCCGAGCATGATCGTCGCCGGCACTGGCTATTCGTACCTGCAGGAATGGTTGCCAAACGTCGGGCAGGCGGTCGTGAAAAACAGCATGGCGGACTCCGTTGGCCTCGGCCGCATGGTGCTGTCATATCCCGAACTGCCCGCCGACGTGCTGGCCGGAAAGGTGATGGCTCGGAAGAAAATCTGCCGCACGTTCAGTGACTGCACAACGGCACCAAGAAACGGCATCGTCTCCGGCTGCTATCCGCTCGATCCGTTCTACAAAGCAATGCCCGAACGTGAGCAGTTGCTGGCGATAAAGGCAGACATGTGA
- a CDS encoding cupin domain-containing protein → MPFIDIENMTPIEPLPGCRLRTPYGENLMLSHVDMDEGAAIPTHDHPHEQGGIVLKGKLELTIDGEARILEAGQMYIIPPNTPHKAVAVDGPAVALDVFSPVREDYAEAFNKYIPAD, encoded by the coding sequence ATGCCTTTCATCGACATCGAAAACATGACGCCCATCGAACCGCTCCCCGGCTGCCGCCTGCGCACGCCCTACGGCGAGAACCTCATGCTGTCACACGTTGACATGGACGAAGGAGCCGCCATCCCGACGCACGATCACCCTCACGAACAGGGCGGCATCGTGCTGAAAGGCAAACTGGAATTAACGATCGACGGTGAGGCTCGAATTCTGGAAGCCGGCCAGATGTACATCATTCCGCCCAACACGCCTCACAAAGCAGTCGCCGTCGACGGGCCTGCCGTCGCTCTGGATGTCTTCAGCCCGGTTCGCGAGGACTACGCTGAGGCATTCAATAAGTACATCCCGGCGGATTAA